A stretch of DNA from Armatimonadota bacterium:
GCCCGCGCCCGCCGGGCGGCCGCCGCCGTCCGCGACACGGCCCGGGCGGCGGGACGCGACCCGGCCCGCATCTCCGTGGCGTGCTTCGTGCGGGCGTGCGTGACCGACCGCCCCGCTCCCGCCCGGGATCTGCTGCGCCGCATCATCGCCACGTATGCCGCCCTGCCCTCCTACCGGGAGATGTGGTCGCGCGTCGGGTTTGCGGAGGAGATGCGCGCCGTGGCCGCGGCGCCGGAGCCGGAGGCCGCGCCGGGTGCCGTTTCCGAACGGATGGTGGACGCGCTGGGGTTGATCGGTCCCCCCGAGACCGTCCGCCGCGGACTCGAGGAGTTCCGCCGCGCAGGGGTCGACCTGCCCATCGTCTACCCTTTCTCCCCCGAGCCCGGCGACCGGCCGTACCGGGAAACCCTCGTCGCCCTCTCCCCCGCCGGGTAGGGCGCCGCCTCCGCGCCGGATGCGGCGTCCGACGCGGCGCGATCCTGGAGGTAATCGAGCCCCTGGAGCGGAATTTCCCCACCGGTCATTCCGGGAACGGTGTTCCGCTAAGAGAAACGGCTCCTTGGGCAGACAGACGGTCACGACGCGGCCCCTGCAGGCGGTCGACCGGGCGCTCCGCCTGATCGACCTGCTCGCCGACGGCAGCCCCCGTCTGGGTGTCAGCGACCTGGCCCGGAAGACGGGGTGGAGCAAGGCGGTGGTCTTTCGTCTGTTGCGCACCCTTGAGGCGCACGGGTACGTCCTGCAGGACGAGGCCCGGCGCTATCAGATGGGTACCAAGCCCCTCCAGCTCGCCGGGGCGGTCCTCCGCCGCCTCGGGCTTCCCCAGGTGGCGCGCCCGGCCATGCTCGCGCTCTCCGAGCGCACCGGGGAGTCCGTGGTGCTCACCGTCCCCACCCCCGGCGGCATCATCTGCCTGGATACCGTGGACAGCCCGCAGCAGCTGCGGGCGACGTTCCGGGTGGGACGCGTCATCCCCTGGCACGCCGGAGCGGCGGGCAAACTGCACCTTGCGTACCTGATGCCGAAGCGGGCGCGGGCCATCCTGGCCGGGAGACTGCCCCGCTACACGGAGAGAACGGTCACCGATCCCGCTCGGCTTAGGGAAGAGCTGCGCCGGATACGCCGGCAGGGATACGCCTTCACCGTCGGCGAGCTGGATCCCGGGGTCGCCGCCATCTCCGTCCCGGTCCTGGACTGGCGGGGGGAGATGGTGGCCGCGATCAGCCTCGGCGGCCCGGCGCCGCGGTTTGCGGAAGACCGCCTGCCGGGGCTGCTGAAGGAAGTCCGGCGGGCGGCGACCAGCATCTCCCGGCTCCTGGGCGGCCAGAGTCCCGCCCCGGCAGTCCGGCGGCGGTCCTCATGACATGAGGAGATTCCACAGGAGGGAGGGGAGGAGTGTGAAGCGGTTTGCCGGAGCGGTCTTGGTGGTGACGGCGCTGCTCGTTCTGCCGGCGCAGGTCCGGTCCCAGGCGCCGATCACCTTCACCTACATCGAGCAGCAGATCATCACGGCCAGCGATCCCGCCGCCGCGGTCGACGAGAGCAGCCTGATCGCGGCGATCAACCTCTACGACCCCCTGCTCTATCCCAATGTGGAGCAGGGGTCCATGGCCCCCCGGCCCCACGTGGCCGAATCCTGGACCATCTCGCCCGACGGCAAGATCTACACCTTCAAGATCCGTCGGGGCATCAAGTTCCACAGCGGCCGGGAACTGACCGCCGCCGACGTGGTCTTCTCCATGGATCGCGCCCTGCGCATGAAGAAGGGCTTCTCCTGGGTGTGGACGCCGGTCCTGGAACCCGGCCGGGTCCGGGCCATCGATCCCTACACCGTGCGCTTCGAGCTCAAGGACGCCTACGCGCCCTTCCTGGGATCCCTGTTGCTCTTCTTCATCCTGGACAAGGATCTGGTCATGAGCAACCTCCGCCCCGGGCCCTACGGCGAGTTCGGCGACTACGGGGTGGCCTTCCTGGAGCGCGCCGACGCCGGCTCCGGGCCCTACAGGATGGAGCGGTTCGACCGCGCCACCGAGATGGTGATGACGCGCTTCGACGCGTACTGGCGGGGGTGGAAGCCGAACCAGATCAGCCGGGTGTCCTTCAAGACCGTCACGGAGGAAGCCACGGTCAAGACGCTCCTGCTCTCCGGCCAGGCCGACATGGTGAACCAGTGGCTGACGGTGCAGGGCTTCCGCGAGCTGCGTCAGGCCAGCGGGATCGTGGTCAAAGAAGATCCCTCCGTCCAGCTCTTCCACCTGGAGATGAACACGAAGAAGCCGCCGCTGGACAACCTCAAGGTCCGGCAGGCCATCGCCTACGCCTTCGACTACGACACCGCCATCCAGCAGATCTTCGAAGGGGCGACCAAGGCCCGCGGGCCGGTCCCCGTGCGGGTGCCGGGCTGGAATCCCAACGTGCCGGTCTACTCGCGCAACACGACCAAGGCCAAACAGCTGCTGGCTGAGTCGGGGGTGCCCGCCAGCGCTCTGGCCGTGGAGTACGCCTACGTTGTCACCCTTCCCCTGGAGCGCCAGATCGGGCTGCTGCTGAAGAACAACCTGGAGGCCATCGGATTCAAGGTCGAGATCCGCGGCGAGCCGTGGGCGCGGATCGTCGAACTGGCCACCAAGGCGGAGACCACTCCGCACATCACGGCCATCTTCGACACGCTGAAATATCCCCATGTGGATAGCCACACCTACGGGATGTACCATCCGTCCTGCTGGGGGACGTTCCGCTGCATGAGCTTTTATGAGAATCCGAAGGTAACGCAGGTCCTGGAGGCCGCGCGGCGGGCGACGAAGCCGGAGGAGCAGATGCGGCTGTACCAGCAGGCCCAGGCCCTGATCGTGGCCGACGCTCCGAGCATCTACGTGGCGAACCCGCTGCACCGCATCGCCTTCCGGAACTACGTCAAGGGCTACCGCTACGTGGGCCTGCTGGGGTTTGACGTGGCGTACTACGACTTCACCATCGTCAGGTGAGCGGGGAGACGAGGTCACCGTAACGGTCGGGGAGGGTCCGGCGGCCCGGGCCGCCGGACCCTCCCGGCGGAGTCCGCGATGAGTTTCGGCACCTACCTGCTGCGGCGGCTGCTGCACATCGTCCCCGCCCTGGTGGGCCTGTCCATCCTCATCTTTGTCCTCTCCCGGGTGATCCCCGGAGATCCGGCGCGCCTGGCGCTCGGCCCGGACGCCACCGAAGAGCAGGTCCGGCAGCTGCGGGAGGAGATGGGGCTGGACCAGCCGCTGCTCACGCAGTATGTGCGGTACGTGGCGGGGCTCTTCCGGGGCGACTTCGGGTTCTCCCTGCGCACACGGCGCAACGTCGCCCAGGACATCCGCGAGTTCCTCCCGGCCACCGTCGAGTTGACCACCGTGGCCATGCTCTTCGCCGTGGCCGTGGGCCTGCCGCTGGGGGTCCTGGCCGCCGTGCACAAAGATCGCCCTGCGGATCACATCAGCCGGCTGCTGGCGCTGGCCGGGGTGGCCCTGCCGCGCTTCTGGCTGGCCATCCTCCTGCAGCTGTTGTTTGCCTACTACCTGGGCATCCTCCCCACCATCGGCCGCGGCCCGGTCCCCCCGGTCCGCATCACCGGCCTCTTCCTCCTGGACAGCCTGCTCACCCTGAACATCCCCGCCTTCCTCGTGGCCCTCAAGCACATCGCCCTGCCGGCGGTGGCGCTCTCCCTGGGATCCCTGGCGCAGATCACCCGGCTGGTGCGGGCCAACATGATCGAGGAGATGCGCCGGGATTACGCCCTGGCTGCGCGGTCTTACGGCCTGCCCGAGCGGGTGATCATCTTCAAGTACGTCCTGAAGAACGCGTTCTCATCGGCGCTGACGGTCATCGGCCTGTCCTATGGATTCCTGCTGGGGAACGCCTTCCTCGTGGAAACCGTCTTCGCCTGGCCGGGCCTGGCCTTTTACGGTGTGGACTCGCTGTTGTTCAAAGATCTCAACGCCGTGGTCGGGGTGACCATCGTGATCGGCGTCGCCTTCGCCGTGGTGAACCTCCTGGTGGACATCGCCTACGGCTACCTCGACCCGCGGATCCGGTACGAGGCCTGACCGCCATGGCCGCCGTCGCCGCGGGAACAGCGGAGCTGCGGGCCACCCGCCGGGAGGAGTGGCGGCGGGCCTGGCGTCGCTTTCGGGCCTCCACCCTCTCCCTGGTGGGATTGGCCATCATCGTGGCCATGGCCGGGGCCGCCGTGCTGGCGCCGGTGGTCGCCCCCCATCCGGAGCACGCCGGCGCCTTCGTGGACTTTGGCCGCACCTTCCGTCCTCCCAGCCGGGCGTATCCCTTCGGCACCGACGACGTGGGGCGCGACGTCCTGTCCCGCGTGATCTACGGCGCGCGGATCTCGCTCTCCATCGGCGTGGTCGTGCTGGCCATCGCCCTGGCCATCGGCGTCACCCTGGGCCTCATCGCCGGCTACTGGACGGGGTGGTGGAGCAGCCTGATCATGCGGGTGACCGACGTCTTCCTGGCCATCCCGTCCATCGTCCTGGCCCTGGCCGTGACCGCGGTGCTCAAGCCCAGCCTGACCAATGCCATGATCGCCATCGCCTTCACCTGGTGGCCGTGGTACACGCGCCTGGTCTACGGCGAGGTCCTCTCCGCCAAGCAGGAAGCCTACGTGGAGGCCAGCCGCTCGGTGGGGGCCAGCCCCTGGCGCGTGGCCTTCCGGGAGATCCTCCCCAACGTCTGGTCTCCGGTGATCGTCAAGCTCACCCTGGACATGGGGTTCGTCATCCTGGTGGAAACCGGCCTGAGCTTCCTGGGCCTCGGAGCCCAGCCGCCTACGCCGGCCTGGGGCACCATGATCGCCGAAGGCCGCATCTACATGCCCGGCAACTGGTGGCTGGCCACCTTCCCCGGGCTGGCCATCTTCCTCACCGTGCTGGGATTCAACCTCCTGGGCGACGGCCTGCGCGACGTCTTCGACGTACAGATCGAGCAGTGGCGGGGCGGGGCGTGAGGGCATGGAACCCCTGCTGTCCGTGACCGATCTCGTCATCCACTTCCACCTCTTCGAGGGACGGGCCCGGGTGATCAACGGCGTGGACCTGACCATCGGCCGGGGGGAGAGCGTGGCCCTGGTGGGCGAGACGGGGTGCGGCAAATCCATCACGGCGCGGGCCATCCTGGGGCTGCTTCCCGCCAACGCCGAAATCGTCTCCGGCCGCATCACCTTCGACGGCCGCGATCTCCTGAAGCTCAGCGCCGAGGAGCTGACCCAGATCCGGGGCCGACGGATCGCCATGATCTTCCAGGACCCCGCGACGGCGCTGAATCCCGTCTTCACCGTCGGGGAGCAGCTGCAGGATGTGCTCCGCTACCGGAACGGTGCCCGCGCCGGGCGGGAGCGGGCCGGACGGCGCGACCGGGAGACCGTGCGCGCCCGCTGCGTGGAGATGCTGCGGCTGGTGCGCCTCCCGGATCCGGAAGGGGCGATGGCCCGGTATCCCGCGGAGCTGTCGGGGGGAATGCGGCAGCGCGTGCTCATCGCCCTGGCGCTGCTCCAGCAGCCGGAGCTGGTCATCGCCGACGAGATCGGCACGGCGCTGGACGTCTCGATCCAGGACCAGATCCTGCAGGAACTGCGGGACCTGGTGCGCACCCGGGGGACCTCCATGCTCTACATCACCCACAACCTGGGGGTGGCGCGCCTGGTCTCGGACCGCATCTACGTGATGTACGCCGGCGAAATCGTCGAGAGCGCCCCCACGCCCCGTCTCTTCGCCGCGCAGCTCCACCCGTACGCGCAGGGGCTGCTGGCGGCGGTGCCCCGGCTGACGGGAACCATCGGCGAGGGGATCGAGGGACGGATCCCCGACTACGTCGCCCCGCCTCCGGCCTGCCGCTTTGAGCCGCGCTGCCCCTTCCGGATGGCGGTCTGCCGCGAGCTCCGGCCGCCGCTCGTGGAGGTGGAGCCGGGACGGCGGGTGGCCTGCCACCTGCACCCGGGGCCCCGAACGTGACCACCGACGTCTTACTCGAGGCCGAGGGGGTGAGCAAGACCTTTCCGCTCACCGTCGGGCTGCTGCGTCGCCGCATCGGGGAGGTCCGCGCCGTCGAAGACGTGACCCTGGCCATCCGGGCGGGAGAGACCCTGGCCCTGGTCGGCGAATCGGGATCGGGAAAGACCACGCTGGCCAAGGTGCTGATCCGCCTCCTGACCCCCACCTCGGGCCTGATTCGTTTCGAAGGCCGCGACCTCACCCGCCTCCCCGAACGGGCCCTGCAGTCGGTCCGCCGCCAGATGCAGATCGTCTTTCAGGATCCGGCCTCCTCCCTGAACCCGCGCCGGCGGGTGAAAGACATCGTCGCCGCCCCCCTGGAGGTCCACGGCATCGGCACCCCCCGCTCGCGGCTGCAGCGGGTGGGCGAACTTCTGGAACGGGTGGAGCTGCCGCCCCGGGACTTCATGTTCCGGTATCCCCACGCCCTCTCCGGCGGCCAGCGCCAGCGTGTGGCCATCGCCCGGGCCCTGGCCCTGGAGCCGAAGTTTGTGGTCCTGGACGAACCGACCTCGGCGCTGGACGTCTCGGTCCAGGCCAAGATCGTCGCCCTGTTGAAGCGCCTGCAGGGCGAGCTGTCCCTGACCTACCTGTTCATCTCCCACGATCTGAGCCTGGTGCGCAACGTGGCCGACACCATCGCCGTGATGTACCTCGGCAAGGTGGTGGAGATCGCCCAGACGGAGGAGCTGTTCCGGGCGCCGAGCCACCCCTACACGCGGGCGCTGCTCTCCACCATCCCCGTGGTCGACGACGCCGAGCGGGCGCTGGTGCCGGAGAAAATCACCCTCACCGGCGAGATCCCCAGCGCCGCCCGCATTCCGCCGGGCTGCGCCTTCCATCCCCGCTGTTACGCGCGGTTCGAGGAGTGCGACCGGGTCCGCCCCGAGCTGGTGGCCGTGGCGCCCCACCACCGCGTGCGCTGCATTCTCTACGATCCGGCCCACGGCGCGCGGGGACTGCCCCGGGCAGCCGTGCCCGCCGGCGAAAGGAGGAGTGACGGTTCCTGATGCCCTGGATCGATCAGGCGGCGATCCTGCCCGGCGTGCTGGAGATGCTCCGGGTGAACCTGGCCGTCCGGCCGCCTGAACGCGTTCTGGTCCTCACCGACACGCCGACCGCGGAGCAGTGGGAGCGGTTCGCCGCGGCGGAGATCGAGGTGATGCTCCGCCGCGCCTACCTCGCCCGCCTCATCGCCGACGCGGCGCGCGAACACTTCCCCGGGTGCACCGTGACCTTTGCCACCTACCCCTCCACGGGGCGCAACGCCGTGGAAC
This window harbors:
- a CDS encoding ABC transporter permease, whose translation is MAAVAAGTAELRATRREEWRRAWRRFRASTLSLVGLAIIVAMAGAAVLAPVVAPHPEHAGAFVDFGRTFRPPSRAYPFGTDDVGRDVLSRVIYGARISLSIGVVVLAIALAIGVTLGLIAGYWTGWWSSLIMRVTDVFLAIPSIVLALAVTAVLKPSLTNAMIAIAFTWWPWYTRLVYGEVLSAKQEAYVEASRSVGASPWRVAFREILPNVWSPVIVKLTLDMGFVILVETGLSFLGLGAQPPTPAWGTMIAEGRIYMPGNWWLATFPGLAIFLTVLGFNLLGDGLRDVFDVQIEQWRGGA
- a CDS encoding IclR family transcriptional regulator: MGRQTVTTRPLQAVDRALRLIDLLADGSPRLGVSDLARKTGWSKAVVFRLLRTLEAHGYVLQDEARRYQMGTKPLQLAGAVLRRLGLPQVARPAMLALSERTGESVVLTVPTPGGIICLDTVDSPQQLRATFRVGRVIPWHAGAAGKLHLAYLMPKRARAILAGRLPRYTERTVTDPARLREELRRIRRQGYAFTVGELDPGVAAISVPVLDWRGEMVAAISLGGPAPRFAEDRLPGLLKEVRRAATSISRLLGGQSPAPAVRRRSS
- a CDS encoding ABC transporter permease, with the protein product MSFGTYLLRRLLHIVPALVGLSILIFVLSRVIPGDPARLALGPDATEEQVRQLREEMGLDQPLLTQYVRYVAGLFRGDFGFSLRTRRNVAQDIREFLPATVELTTVAMLFAVAVGLPLGVLAAVHKDRPADHISRLLALAGVALPRFWLAILLQLLFAYYLGILPTIGRGPVPPVRITGLFLLDSLLTLNIPAFLVALKHIALPAVALSLGSLAQITRLVRANMIEEMRRDYALAARSYGLPERVIIFKYVLKNAFSSALTVIGLSYGFLLGNAFLVETVFAWPGLAFYGVDSLLFKDLNAVVGVTIVIGVAFAVVNLLVDIAYGYLDPRIRYEA
- a CDS encoding ABC transporter substrate-binding protein, which codes for MKRFAGAVLVVTALLVLPAQVRSQAPITFTYIEQQIITASDPAAAVDESSLIAAINLYDPLLYPNVEQGSMAPRPHVAESWTISPDGKIYTFKIRRGIKFHSGRELTAADVVFSMDRALRMKKGFSWVWTPVLEPGRVRAIDPYTVRFELKDAYAPFLGSLLLFFILDKDLVMSNLRPGPYGEFGDYGVAFLERADAGSGPYRMERFDRATEMVMTRFDAYWRGWKPNQISRVSFKTVTEEATVKTLLLSGQADMVNQWLTVQGFRELRQASGIVVKEDPSVQLFHLEMNTKKPPLDNLKVRQAIAYAFDYDTAIQQIFEGATKARGPVPVRVPGWNPNVPVYSRNTTKAKQLLAESGVPASALAVEYAYVVTLPLERQIGLLLKNNLEAIGFKVEIRGEPWARIVELATKAETTPHITAIFDTLKYPHVDSHTYGMYHPSCWGTFRCMSFYENPKVTQVLEAARRATKPEEQMRLYQQAQALIVADAPSIYVANPLHRIAFRNYVKGYRYVGLLGFDVAYYDFTIVR
- a CDS encoding ABC transporter ATP-binding protein, producing the protein MTTDVLLEAEGVSKTFPLTVGLLRRRIGEVRAVEDVTLAIRAGETLALVGESGSGKTTLAKVLIRLLTPTSGLIRFEGRDLTRLPERALQSVRRQMQIVFQDPASSLNPRRRVKDIVAAPLEVHGIGTPRSRLQRVGELLERVELPPRDFMFRYPHALSGGQRQRVAIARALALEPKFVVLDEPTSALDVSVQAKIVALLKRLQGELSLTYLFISHDLSLVRNVADTIAVMYLGKVVEIAQTEELFRAPSHPYTRALLSTIPVVDDAERALVPEKITLTGEIPSAARIPPGCAFHPRCYARFEECDRVRPELVAVAPHHRVRCILYDPAHGARGLPRAAVPAGERRSDGS
- a CDS encoding ABC transporter ATP-binding protein, which codes for MEPLLSVTDLVIHFHLFEGRARVINGVDLTIGRGESVALVGETGCGKSITARAILGLLPANAEIVSGRITFDGRDLLKLSAEELTQIRGRRIAMIFQDPATALNPVFTVGEQLQDVLRYRNGARAGRERAGRRDRETVRARCVEMLRLVRLPDPEGAMARYPAELSGGMRQRVLIALALLQQPELVIADEIGTALDVSIQDQILQELRDLVRTRGTSMLYITHNLGVARLVSDRIYVMYAGEIVESAPTPRLFAAQLHPYAQGLLAAVPRLTGTIGEGIEGRIPDYVAPPPACRFEPRCPFRMAVCRELRPPLVEVEPGRRVACHLHPGPRT